In the Paenibacillus sp. FSL R7-0337 genome, GCGGCCAATATTAATATAGTAGGCCCCCTGCTTGCAGGCGGAGAAGACTTCAGCATCGAACAGGCCCCGTGTCTCATCTGTGAGAGGCAGCGTGTTGACTACGAAGTCCGCTTCACGGACGGAATCCTTCAGTTCCCTAGTGGTGAAAATCTGGTCGAAGCCCTCCACCGGCCGGCCGGAGCGGCTGACACCGATTGTCTTCATCCGGAAGGCCTGGGCGATTCTGGCGGTCTCGCTGCCGATCGCTCCGGTTCCGGCGATGACGATCGTCTTGCCGGTCAGCTCGCTCTCCTGCCCGTCCGAGTGCCAGCGGCGGTTCTGCTGGTTACGGATGGCCGTGTGCATGTTACGTGTGAACATCAGCATGAAGCTGAGGATGACGGCAGTAATCGGTTCTGCATGCACGCCGCTGGCGTTCGTCAGCAGAATTTCGCGCTCTTTCATGGCTTCCAGCGGAAGCTTCTCTACACCGGCGGACCAGGCTTGTACCCAGCGGAGCGGCGAGCCCTGGCGCAGCACGGTGTCACGGATGCCTTTGCCCCAGCCGATAATAATCTCTGCGCCGGCGAGCAGATCCAGATCAGGGTTTCTGGAATCTCCCAGGGTGAGTGTGTACTCTGGTGCAGCGGCCCGGATCAGCTCCTGTTGAGCAGAGGAGAGCTGCTGCATACAAACGATGGATTTAGTCATGATGCTTCCCTCCTGTTCTACATTTCAGTAGAGAAATGGACGATAAGTATAGATAAGCATAACAAATCTGCCTGGAAAGGTGAAATTCGCATGAACCATTTGGACCCGGAGCAAGAAGTAGAGCGCCTGTTCGTTGCCGTGCCGCTGCCTGATAGGCTGCTTGAATATCTGAAGAATGAGTCTGCTCGTGTGTCGTCCGGACTTAAATTTGCGAGATGGA is a window encoding:
- a CDS encoding D-2-hydroxyacid dehydrogenase, coding for MTKSIVCMQQLSSAQQELIRAAAPEYTLTLGDSRNPDLDLLAGAEIIIGWGKGIRDTVLRQGSPLRWVQAWSAGVEKLPLEAMKEREILLTNASGVHAEPITAVILSFMLMFTRNMHTAIRNQQNRRWHSDGQESELTGKTIVIAGTGAIGSETARIAQAFRMKTIGVSRSGRPVEGFDQIFTTRELKDSVREADFVVNTLPLTDETRGLFDAEVFSACKQGAYYINIGRGVTTHTNDLIAALNSGQLAGAGLDVFETEPLPEDHPLWDMEQVIITPHCAGVTDRYADRVVDIFVENMKAYLESGKPSRNLVDYSRQY